GACCTTGCTTTCGACCTCAGTGCTCCTGATGCCGGCATCTGGAGCCGATGCGCCGTCCGCGGAGGATCTGCGGGTCGCCCAAAGCCTGGCGACGATGCTGCAATCGGCGCGAGCCGTCATCTCCGCGCATCAAAAGGAAATCAACGACCCTGCGCTGGGCGACAAGGGATTGTCCGGGCCAACGGTCCTCGATGAGGCGATCCGCAACTATCAAGAGCGGACCGGCAAGGATCCCCGCACGATCGACCAGGCTGCCTATGAAGGTCGCCTGCTGAAGGCTCAGATGGATTCGGTGGTCGAGGTGATGGACGCCAATCAGGCAATGATCAATGCCAAAGGTGTCGCCTTCAAGGGCTTCATCCCGGCAACCTTCGCCCGCCTGGTGAACGAGGCCTTCGCGAGGCGCGTTGGCGCCGAGGCCACCATCAAAGTCACCGCGCCGCCCGAGCTTGTCCGCAACAGGCGGGCGCGTCCTGACAGCTGGGAAGTCGCGGCAATCAGGGACTACCTCCAGAAGGCGGACTGGCCTCATGCGAAGATCTATTCCGGCGTCGACGCCGAAGGCGGTGTCTTGCGGGCGCGGATCATGGTGCCGGAATACTATTCGACGTCTTGCCTGAGCTGCCATGGAGATCCGAAAGGGGAACTCGACATGACCGGCTATCCGAAGGAGGGCGCCCATGAAGGCGACCTCGGCGGGGTGATCAGCATCGGGCTTACGCCGCAATGAGCGACAGGGCCGAGGCGGGTGGTTTCCTGAGAAGCGTCTCGATCAGGTCTCGTCTCATCGCATTGGCCACGGTGTTGCTGCTGGCCACTGTTGGCAGCAGCCTTTATATCCGCGCCGCACTCGATCAGGCGCTCGCCATGTCGGACAGTGCCGACCGCGCTGCCGAAAATATGGGCGTGGCCTTCAGCGTCCGCTCCGCCTTTAACGATTTGCGCTACTGGCAGACGGACTTGGCGGTCAGCCAATTGACACTGGCAGAAAGCAATGCCGCCGATGCCCGCACGCGGCTTGCGGCGGCGCTCAAGCGGCTTGCGTCCACCCAGCCGCAGGAGGCGAGCCGGATCGAGACGCTGGCGGGTCAGTTCGACGATCTCGCCAACCAGGCGGTTGAAGCCTACACGCAAGACCAGCGCGTCATCGGCAACGCCCACTTTGCCCAGGCACGTCAGTTTGGCGTGCAGATCGACGAGCAGCTGAGAGCCGTTCAGACCACGCTGCGTGATCAGGCTCAAAGCGCCAGGGCCAGCATACTGACGCAGTTCTATCAGGCGGCCAATGTGGCGTTTGCCTTGACAGGCCTGGCGGTCCTCGTTGGCGCATTCCTCACATTCGTCGTTCTCCGTTCGATTCTGAAGCCTCTCGGCGAAATTGTCGTCGCGGTCGAGGGCCTCACGGCAGGCAATACGGATATTGCCATTCCACCGCCATCGAGGGATGAGCTCGGCCGGATCAGCGAAGCGCTTTTGCTTCTCCGGCAAAGCCAGAGCGAACGCGATCGGCTGACGCGGGAAACCGAACGTCAGCGCAAGACCCTTTCCGACGCGATCGAAAGCATTGCCGAAGGCTTTGCCCTGTATGCGCCCGACAGCCGGCTTGTGATTGCCAACCAGCGCTTTCGCGACATCCATCCGCTCTATGCCGCGCTTGCCGAAGCACATGCCTCTTTCAACGAGATCATCGAAGCCGGCGGGCGGCATGTCGTGCGCACCGACCGCAAACCCGAAGAATGGATCGCAGAACGCCTTGCCAACCATGGCCACCGGGCCAGCCGCATTGAACAATTCCATGATGATCGCTGGATGCAGATCAGCGAGAGGGAAACCCATGAGGGTGGGTTCACCGTCGTCTACACCGACATCAGCGAGCTGCGACAACGCCAGTTCGAACTTGAGGTCGCGCGTGACGAGGCCCAGCGTGCAACCCAGGTGAAGTCGGACTTCCTCGCGAATATGAGTCACGAGCTCAGGACGCCTTTGAACGCGATCATCGGCTACAGCCAGATATTGCAGGAGGATATGCAAGATGTCGGGCAGAGCGATTTTCTTCCGGATTTGAAAAAGATCGAAACGGCCGGCAATCATTTGCTCGGGCTGATCAACGACATCCTCGACC
The nucleotide sequence above comes from Mesorhizobium shangrilense. Encoded proteins:
- a CDS encoding Tll0287-like domain-containing protein encodes the protein MTSQWFVRAICAATLLSTSVLLMPASGADAPSAEDLRVAQSLATMLQSARAVISAHQKEINDPALGDKGLSGPTVLDEAIRNYQERTGKDPRTIDQAAYEGRLLKAQMDSVVEVMDANQAMINAKGVAFKGFIPATFARLVNEAFARRVGAEATIKVTAPPELVRNRRARPDSWEVAAIRDYLQKADWPHAKIYSGVDAEGGVLRARIMVPEYYSTSCLSCHGDPKGELDMTGYPKEGAHEGDLGGVISIGLTPQ